The following are encoded in a window of Drosophila simulans strain w501 chromosome 3L, Prin_Dsim_3.1, whole genome shotgun sequence genomic DNA:
- the LOC6737183 gene encoding eukaryotic translation initiation factor 4E1 isoform X1, translating into MASAQVQSLDIIKQQDQQHQLDNINKHHHHHHEGVPLECNSPKPIDEEIYQVEYKHPLEHVWTLWYLEYNRSKHWKDMLNEITEIDSVETFWSLYHTIKSPAELKSGCDYAVFKKGIKPMWEDEANIKGGRWLVTVNKSAKAELDKIWLDILLLMVGQNFEYSDEICGAVVNIRSMSNKISVWTANGSNEMAILEIGQKLKTLLHMQSRNLQYQLHSDAMCQFNSGVKSVYTL; encoded by the exons ATGGCCAGTGCACAAGTGCAAAGTCTTGATATAAttaagcagcaggatcagcaacatcagctgGACAATATCAAtaagcatcatcatcatcaccacgAAGGTGTTCCACTGGAGTGCAACAGCCCAAAACCTATCGATGAAGAGATATACCAAGTCGAGTACAAGCATCCTTTGGAGCATGTGTGGACCCTGTGGTATTTGGAATACAATCGCTCCAAGCACTGGAAGGACATGCTGAACGAGATTACCGAGATTGATAGTGTGGAGACCTTCTGGAGCTTGTACCATACCATCAAGAGCCCAGCCGAGCTGAAGAGTGGATGCGATTACGCCGTGTTCAAGAAGGGCATAAA ACCCATGTGGGAGGATGAAGCCAACATCAAGGGTGGTCGCTGGCTGGTCACCGTGAATAAGAGTGCCAAGGCGGAATTGGATAAAATTTGGCTGGACATTCTTCTGCTTATGGTAGGCCAAAATTTTGAATACTCCGACGAGATCTGCGGAGCTGTCGTCAATATACGTAGCATGAGCAACAAAATCT CGGTTTGGACTGCCAACGGGAGTAACGAAATGGCCATTCTGGAGATCGGACAGAAGCTGAAGACACTCCTTCATATGCAATCGCGTAATTTGCAGTACCAACTTCATTCGGATGCAATGTGCCAATTCAATTCGGGCGTCAAATCGGTTTATACACTCTGA
- the LOC6737183 gene encoding eukaryotic translation initiation factor 4E1 isoform X2 produces MASAQVQSLDIIKQQDQQHQLDNINKHHHHHHEGVPLECNSPKPIDEEIYQVEYKHPLEHVWTLWYLEYNRSKHWKDMLNEITEIDSVETFWSLYHTIKSPAELKSGCDYAVFKKGIKPMWEDEANIKGGRWLVTVNKSAKAELDKIWLDILLLMRFGLPTGVTKWPFWRSDRS; encoded by the exons ATGGCCAGTGCACAAGTGCAAAGTCTTGATATAAttaagcagcaggatcagcaacatcagctgGACAATATCAAtaagcatcatcatcatcaccacgAAGGTGTTCCACTGGAGTGCAACAGCCCAAAACCTATCGATGAAGAGATATACCAAGTCGAGTACAAGCATCCTTTGGAGCATGTGTGGACCCTGTGGTATTTGGAATACAATCGCTCCAAGCACTGGAAGGACATGCTGAACGAGATTACCGAGATTGATAGTGTGGAGACCTTCTGGAGCTTGTACCATACCATCAAGAGCCCAGCCGAGCTGAAGAGTGGATGCGATTACGCCGTGTTCAAGAAGGGCATAAA ACCCATGTGGGAGGATGAAGCCAACATCAAGGGTGGTCGCTGGCTGGTCACCGTGAATAAGAGTGCCAAGGCGGAATTGGATAAAATTTGGCTGGACATTCTTCTGCTTATG CGGTTTGGACTGCCAACGGGAGTAACGAAATGGCCATTCTGGAGATCGGACAGAAGCTGA